Proteins encoded in a region of the Streptomyces akebiae genome:
- a CDS encoding cold-shock protein, translating to MATGTVKWFNAEKGFGFIAQDGGGADVFAHYSNIATQGFRELQEGQKVSFEIAQGQKGPTAENIVPA from the coding sequence ATGGCCACCGGTACTGTGAAGTGGTTCAACGCCGAAAAGGGCTTCGGCTTCATCGCGCAGGACGGCGGCGGCGCCGACGTCTTCGCCCACTACTCGAACATCGCCACCCAGGGCTTCCGCGAGCTGCAGGAAGGCCAGAAGGTGTCGTTCGAGATCGCTCAGGGCCAGAAGGGCCCGACCGCCGAGAACATCGTTCCGGCCTGA
- a CDS encoding DEAD/DEAH box helicase, which yields MNRARPSRTTSTHDRSGTRRRPQGHHARQAAPRGEFALPKTVTPALPAVESFADLALPAPLLAALGHDGVTVPFPIQAATLPNSLAGRDVLGRGRTGSGKTLAFGLPLLARTAGRRAEPRQPLALVLVPTRELAQQVTDALTPYARALRLRLATVVGGMSIGRQANALRAGAEVVVATPGRLKDLIERGQCRLDEVAVTVLDEADQMADMGFMPQVTALLDQVRPGGQRMLFSATLDRNVDLLVRRYLTDPVVHSVDPSAGSVTTMEHHVLHVHETDKHRTTTEIAARDGRVIMFLDTKHAVDRLTTHLLGSGVRAAALHGGRSQPQRTRTLAQFKSGQVTVLVATNVAARGIHVEGLDLVVNVDPPGDHKDYLHRGGRTARAGESGSVVTLVTTRQRREVSRLMASAGITPMITAVRSGEAELNRITGAQAPSGVPVVIAAPPAESPRRASGRGSASARGRRGRAARGGAAGNRRVA from the coding sequence ATGAACCGAGCACGCCCGTCACGCACCACCTCCACCCATGACCGCTCCGGCACCCGGCGCCGCCCCCAGGGCCACCACGCCCGACAGGCCGCGCCCCGCGGCGAGTTCGCCCTGCCGAAGACGGTCACGCCCGCGCTGCCCGCCGTCGAGTCGTTCGCCGATCTCGCCCTGCCCGCGCCGCTGCTGGCCGCGCTCGGCCACGACGGCGTGACCGTGCCGTTCCCGATCCAGGCGGCGACCCTGCCGAACTCCCTGGCCGGCCGTGACGTGCTCGGCCGCGGCCGCACCGGCTCGGGCAAGACCCTCGCCTTCGGCCTCCCGCTGCTGGCCCGCACGGCGGGACGGCGCGCCGAGCCGCGGCAGCCGCTGGCCCTCGTCCTGGTCCCCACCCGGGAGCTCGCCCAGCAGGTCACCGACGCGCTCACCCCGTACGCCCGCGCCCTGCGGCTGCGGCTGGCCACCGTGGTCGGCGGGATGTCCATCGGCCGGCAGGCGAACGCGCTGCGGGCCGGGGCAGAGGTGGTCGTGGCCACGCCCGGGCGGCTCAAGGACCTCATCGAGCGGGGCCAGTGCCGGCTGGACGAGGTCGCCGTCACCGTCCTCGACGAGGCCGACCAGATGGCCGACATGGGTTTCATGCCCCAGGTCACCGCGCTGCTCGACCAGGTGCGTCCCGGCGGCCAGCGGATGCTCTTCTCGGCCACTCTGGACCGCAACGTCGACCTGCTGGTCCGCCGCTATCTGACCGACCCGGTGGTTCACTCCGTCGACCCGTCGGCCGGGTCCGTCACCACGATGGAGCACCACGTGCTCCACGTGCACGAGACGGACAAGCACCGCACGACCACGGAGATCGCGGCGCGGGACGGCCGGGTGATCATGTTCCTGGACACCAAGCACGCGGTGGACCGGCTGACCACCCACCTCCTCGGCAGCGGAGTCCGTGCCGCCGCCCTGCACGGGGGCAGGTCACAGCCGCAGCGCACCCGGACCCTCGCACAGTTCAAGAGCGGACAGGTGACCGTGCTGGTGGCGACCAACGTCGCCGCGCGCGGCATCCACGTCGAGGGTCTCGACCTGGTGGTCAACGTGGACCCGCCCGGCGACCACAAGGACTACCTGCACCGTGGCGGCCGTACGGCGCGCGCCGGGGAGTCCGGCAGTGTCGTCACCCTGGTGACGACGCGCCAACGCCGCGAGGTGAGCCGGTTGATGGCCTCGGCCGGCATCACCCCGATGATCACCGCGGTGCGCTCGGGAGAGGCGGAACTGAACCGCATCACCGGGGCCCAGGCCCCGTCCGGTGTCCCGGTCGTCATCGCCGCGCCGCCCGCGGAGTCGCCCCGGCGGGCCTCGGGCCGTGGTTCGGCCTCCGCCCGGGGCCGCCGAGGGCGCGCCGCCCGGGGCGGGGCCGCCGGGAATCGCCGCGTCGCGTGA
- a CDS encoding ArsI/CadI family heavy metal resistance metalloenzyme — MTRVQLALRVPDLQASVAFYSKLFATEPAKLRDGYANFAIAEPPLKLVLIEGAEGEATRMDHLGVEVGSTEAVHAATARLSEAGLATAVEDDTTCCYALQDKVWVHGPGQEPWEVYVVKADADSLAKQQGSACCATDAAGADTREPAAATGGCC, encoded by the coding sequence ATGACCCGCGTACAACTGGCTCTCCGCGTCCCGGACCTGCAAGCGTCCGTGGCCTTCTACAGCAAGCTCTTCGCCACCGAACCCGCCAAACTCCGGGACGGCTACGCCAACTTCGCCATCGCCGAGCCCCCGCTCAAGCTGGTCCTCATCGAGGGCGCAGAGGGCGAGGCGACCCGCATGGACCACCTCGGCGTCGAGGTCGGATCGACGGAGGCCGTCCACGCCGCCACCGCCCGCCTGAGCGAGGCGGGCCTGGCCACCGCCGTCGAGGACGACACGACCTGCTGCTACGCCCTCCAGGACAAGGTGTGGGTGCACGGGCCGGGCCAGGAGCCCTGGGAGGTGTACGTCGTCAAGGCCGACGCGGATTCCCTGGCCAAGCAACAGGGCAGCGCGTGCTGCGCCACCGACGCGGCGGGCGCCGACACGAGGGAACCGGCGGCGGCCACGGGCGGCTGCTGCTGA
- a CDS encoding DUF5994 family protein, which translates to MSATTDRALLSATPFGVPPARLALAPDGPPREDVGPRPHGAWWPRTRDLTQELPPLADVLDPLRGRVTRIGVNPRYWPIIPRRIYVNGRVVQVGWFTSELDPHQILLLSGTVVRWNLLVIPPETADPSASRLMAAASACAGPRSTASALMAAERPDGTAPSYGTGSGPAGDGHATADRGDAAAAAAS; encoded by the coding sequence ATGTCCGCGACCACCGACCGTGCCTTGCTGAGCGCCACACCCTTCGGGGTCCCGCCCGCACGCCTCGCCCTCGCACCCGACGGTCCTCCCCGCGAAGACGTCGGACCGCGACCGCACGGCGCCTGGTGGCCCCGCACACGTGATCTGACACAGGAACTCCCCCCGCTGGCCGACGTACTGGACCCGCTGCGGGGGAGGGTCACCCGGATCGGCGTCAACCCCCGCTACTGGCCGATCATTCCGCGCAGGATCTATGTCAACGGCCGTGTGGTGCAGGTCGGTTGGTTCACCTCGGAGCTGGATCCGCACCAGATCCTGCTGCTGTCCGGCACGGTGGTCCGCTGGAACCTCCTGGTGATCCCCCCGGAGACCGCCGACCCGTCCGCCTCCCGGCTGATGGCCGCAGCGAGCGCCTGCGCCGGTCCGCGGTCCACCGCGTCCGCCCTCATGGCGGCGGAACGGCCGGACGGCACCGCCCCGTCGTACGGGACCGGATCCGGTCCGGCCGGCGACGGACACGCGACAGCCGACCGCGGGGACGCGGCGGCGGCCGCCGCCTCATAG
- a CDS encoding DUF5994 family protein, which translates to MADSDSPRVTRLLPDAVHRAVRPGTVVVRLETTHDRQGVLDGVWWPRSRDIAAELPSLISALTEHLGPVTRVGLDREAWEGLPTRMTIDDRVIHIDSFPVGDDTILVTRGEQDLFSLLVVPPDATPDAARAAMAEAVRAGSGRRAEQILIDTGAGTGRAEPGERT; encoded by the coding sequence ATGGCCGACTCCGACTCCCCGAGGGTGACCAGACTCCTCCCGGACGCGGTCCACCGGGCCGTGCGGCCCGGGACGGTTGTCGTCCGGCTGGAGACGACGCATGACCGGCAGGGCGTGCTCGACGGGGTGTGGTGGCCCCGCTCCCGCGACATCGCCGCCGAACTCCCCAGCCTGATCAGCGCATTGACCGAGCACCTCGGCCCGGTCACGCGTGTCGGTCTGGACAGGGAAGCCTGGGAAGGGCTGCCGACGCGGATGACCATCGACGACCGCGTCATCCATATCGACTCCTTCCCGGTCGGCGACGACACCATCCTCGTCACCCGGGGCGAGCAGGATCTCTTCTCCCTCCTCGTGGTCCCGCCGGACGCGACGCCCGACGCCGCGCGCGCCGCCATGGCCGAGGCCGTCCGCGCAGGCAGCGGGAGGCGGGCCGAACAGATCCTCATCGACACCGGCGCCGGCACCGGGCGAGCGGAGCCGGGCGAACGGACCTGA
- a CDS encoding SCO5918 family protein, protein MRCVIARYPFDLTKPGVMALMAGVRPEIVTGDSVTIGRRRYPVMQVGAVITRQDRRDFTCGEVTRAMARLGFTCHVRPVAVALPATNAHSRLQAASEALGGPAA, encoded by the coding sequence ATGCGCTGCGTCATCGCCCGCTACCCGTTCGACCTGACCAAGCCCGGAGTGATGGCCCTGATGGCGGGTGTCAGGCCCGAGATCGTCACCGGTGACTCCGTGACCATCGGCCGCCGCCGCTATCCCGTGATGCAGGTCGGTGCGGTCATCACCCGTCAGGACCGCCGCGACTTCACCTGCGGCGAGGTCACCCGGGCCATGGCCCGGCTCGGCTTCACCTGCCATGTTCGTCCCGTCGCGGTCGCCCTCCCGGCCACGAACGCCCACAGCCGCCTCCAGGCCGCCTCGGAAGCCCTCGGGGGCCCCGCAGCCTAG
- a CDS encoding ATP-binding protein, which yields MRTHRRTHRRSAQVEYLLPDEAESAGRARKLTSQFLTRSDRRTAGLDAEHIGDATLIVSELVTNATRHGGTCRLRLRVSDTQVTVEVYDSSPGRPVVRPPTTWSESGRGLAMVRCLAQRFDIVRVAGGGNRVRAVLAL from the coding sequence ATGCGTACGCATCGGCGTACCCATAGGCGTTCCGCGCAAGTCGAGTACCTGCTGCCCGACGAGGCCGAATCGGCGGGCAGGGCACGCAAGTTGACCTCGCAGTTCCTCACCCGGTCGGACCGCCGGACGGCGGGGCTCGACGCCGAGCACATCGGCGACGCGACCCTCATCGTCTCCGAGCTGGTCACCAACGCCACACGGCACGGCGGCACCTGTCGGCTGCGCCTGCGGGTGTCCGACACACAGGTGACCGTCGAGGTCTACGACAGCAGCCCGGGCCGACCCGTCGTGCGGCCGCCGACGACCTGGAGCGAGAGCGGGCGGGGTCTCGCCATGGTGCGGTGCCTGGCGCAGCGCTTCGACATCGTTCGGGTCGCCGGGGGTGGCAACAGAGTGCGCGCGGTGCTGGCCCTGTGA
- a CDS encoding CBS domain-containing protein, translating to MTLVDRPDASELRVFDDMTVEVALSIMAGAGVEHLILCDGDDERTGSVTRAELAAHRGSSAYTDRIRLRDVLGAPYPVVLPSSFSL from the coding sequence ATGACCCTGGTCGACCGCCCGGACGCGAGCGAACTACGGGTCTTCGACGACATGACCGTCGAGGTGGCCCTGTCCATCATGGCCGGTGCCGGTGTGGAGCACCTGATCCTGTGCGACGGGGACGACGAGCGCACCGGCTCCGTCACCCGCGCCGAACTCGCCGCGCACCGCGGCAGCTCCGCCTACACCGACCGCATCCGGCTGCGGGACGTCCTCGGCGCACCGTACCCCGTCGTCCTTCCTTCCTCCTTCTCCCTGTGA
- a CDS encoding DUF5994 family protein: MYRFRCVGGRRPRTPSVFSAACFRLPATRSALPFTALRRPVSQRPATIRVNAHRPERPHRGGLTGDLRGIPGSGSTVGRTRVRRAHPTGRLQHTTRPPGAARGPGPHLRPSGPRRGGEAPPRHPAPPRLSHSARHGVDRQPPPSCSTSTTRSRTAVGRSHHDHRTAGPASLPAGPRLLLAPQGELPRAVDGAWWPRSYDLLTELPHLLAGLPRTWGQITSVTVSGATWPGRILVSHQVVRLRRMPGESAPRTVVLLAPGRGRRDLLVVPPDTTEEAAEPLMSAAAGGQVRPGPSL, encoded by the coding sequence GTGTACCGCTTCCGTTGCGTTGGGGGTCGCCGCCCGAGGACGCCCTCGGTCTTCTCGGCGGCCTGTTTCAGGCTGCCGGCAACCCGGTCGGCCCTGCCCTTCACGGCCCTGCGCCGTCCCGTCAGTCAACGTCCGGCGACGATCCGTGTCAACGCGCACCGGCCCGAGCGCCCCCATCGGGGGGGCCTGACCGGCGATCTCCGGGGGATTCCCGGCTCGGGGAGTACGGTCGGGCGAACGAGGGTGCGTCGTGCCCATCCGACAGGTCGTCTCCAGCACACCACCCGTCCACCAGGGGCAGCCCGTGGCCCCGGCCCGCACCTCCGTCCCAGCGGTCCACGCCGAGGCGGAGAAGCCCCTCCGAGGCACCCAGCCCCACCACGCCTGTCCCACAGCGCCCGGCACGGCGTCGACCGTCAGCCGCCCCCGTCGTGCTCGACGTCAACCACCCGATCGCGCACGGCAGTTGGCAGGAGCCATCATGACCACCGCACTGCAGGCCCCGCTTCCCTCCCAGCCGGTCCGCGCCTGCTCCTGGCCCCCCAGGGGGAGCTGCCCCGGGCCGTCGACGGCGCGTGGTGGCCCCGTTCGTACGACCTGCTCACCGAACTTCCGCACCTGCTGGCCGGGTTGCCGCGTACATGGGGCCAGATCACCAGTGTCACGGTCAGCGGGGCCACGTGGCCCGGCCGGATCCTCGTCTCCCACCAGGTCGTACGACTGCGCAGAATGCCGGGGGAATCCGCCCCGCGCACCGTCGTGCTGCTCGCACCCGGCCGGGGACGCCGGGACCTGCTGGTCGTGCCGCCGGACACGACCGAGGAAGCCGCGGAACCGCTCATGTCGGCCGCCGCGGGCGGTCAGGTCCGACCCGGCCCGTCGCTATGA